The following nucleotide sequence is from Pseudarthrobacter psychrotolerans.
TTGCTGACGGTCGCCGCCGTCGCCTGGGCAGTTTCGCCGCGGCTGGCCGGCTCCCCGGGCTCCCCGGGCGCTCCTGCGGACGGAGGCGGCGGGCTGGAAACTTTGGTTCTTCCGTTGATCCTCCCTGTCCTGGCCGGGTTCCTGATGAGTTTCCAGCAGGCCATGAACGGGACGGCGACGGTCCACTACGGTTCGCCCATCGCCGCCACGCTGGTGAACTTCGTGGCCGGCGCGGTGTTCCTGTGGATTGCCTTGGCCATCAAGGTGGCTGTTTTTGGGCCGGGCAATCCGCTGCCGGCCGAGTGGTGGTACTACCTGGGCGGGCCCATGGGCTGCGTGTTCATCGGCCTGGGTGCGCTGCTGGTCCGCAGCCTGGGAGTCCTGGTGACCGGACTCGGCATGATCGCCGGACAGCTCCTGGGCTCCCTGGGGCTGGACCTTCTGGTGCCGGCCCCGGGGAGCATCGTGGCCCCGGCCACCGTCCTGGGCACACTGCTGACGCTGGCCGCCATCATCCTGGCCACCTTGCCGTGGCCGCGGGGCGTCTTTCGGAGGCAGGCAGTTTCCGGAGGCAGCGGCCGGTAGGCTAGGACACGCAGTTCTCTGCGTCTTGTTCCTTCGCCCGCCCCGCCCGCACCCAGCGGTGCTGCACCCAGGTGCAGCGGGGCCAGATACCCGCGGACCGCACCCAGCGGCCCTGTAGAAATTGGAGTCCACCATGGCAGCAAAATCCGTACTCGACCAGGTCATTTCCCTTTCCAAGCGAAGGGGTTTTGTGTTCCAGGCCGGTGAAATCTACGGAGGCTCCCGTTCTGCCTGGGACTACGGACCCCTGGGTGCCGAGCTGAAGGAAAACATCAAGCGCCAGTGGTGGCAGTCCATGGTCCGCGGCCGCGAGGACGTGGTGGGCCTGGATTCCTCGGTCATCCTGCCCCGCCAGGTATGGGAAGCTTCCGGCCACGTTGACGTCTTCTCGGACCCGCTCGTTGAATGCCTTTCCTGCCACAAGCGCTACCGTGCGGACCACCTCGAGGAAGAGTACGAGGAAAAGAAGGGCCGCCCCGCCGAGAACGGCCTGAAGGACATTGCCTGCGTCAACTGCGGCACCCGCGGCGAATGGACCGAACCCCAGGAATTCTCCGGCCTGCTCAAGACCTTCCTCGGCCCGGTGGCCAGCGAGGAAGGCATGCACTACCTGCGCCCGGAAACGGCCCAGGGCATTTTTGTGAACTTCAGCAACGTCCTCACCACGTCCCGCAAGAAGCCGCCGTTCGGCATCGGCCAGATCGGCAAGTCCTTCCGCAACGAGATCACACCCGGCAACTTCATCTTCCGCACCCGTGAATTCGAGCAGATGGAAATGGAGTTCTTCGTTGAGCCCGGCACGGACGAAGAGTGGCACCAGTACTGGATGAAAGAGCGCATGTCCTGGTACACCGGCCTGGGCATCCGGGAAGAGAACCTGCGCTTCTTCGAACACCCGTTGGAAAAGCTGAGCCACTACTCCAAGGGCACCACCGACATCGAATACCGTTTCGGCTTCCAGGGCTCGGAATGGGGGGAGCTCGAAGGCATCGCCAACCGCACGGACTTCGACCTCTCCACGCACTCCAAGGCTTCCGGCCAGGACCTGAGCTACTTCAACCAGGCCACCAACGAGCGCTACACCCCGTACGTGATCGAGCCGGCCGCGGGCCTGACCCGTTCCTTCATGGCGTTCCTGGTGGACGCGTACACCGAAGACGAGGCACCCAACGCCAAGGGCGGCGTCGATGTCCGTACCGTCCTCCGCCTTGACCCGCGCCTGGCTCCCGTCAAGGCCGCGGTGCTGCCGCTGAGCCGCAACGAGGACCTCTCGCCGAAGGCCAAGGACTTGGGCGCGCAGCTGCGCAAGAACTGGAACATCGACTTCGACGACGCCGGCGCGATCGGCCGCCGCTACCGCCGCCAGGATGAGATCGGCACCCCGTTCTGCATCACCGTGGACTTCGACACCCTTGAGGACCAGGCCGTGACCATCCGCGAACGCGACACCATGAGCCAGGAACGCGTCTCGCTGGACAAGGTGGAAGGCTACCTGGCCGCCCGCCTGATCGGCGCCTGAGCATGGCCATCGAATACCGCGAATGGCTTGAGGGCGATGACCTGACTCTGCTGGAAGTCTGGGGCGGCCCGGAGACCGAACAGGCCAGGCAGTTCCGCGGTGCCCTGGCCGTCTCCTCGGCCGGCACGGACGGCACGCCGTGGCGTCGCTGCATCGTGGCCGAGGACGTCATTGACGGCATCGGCATTCCGGTGGCGGCGGGCGTGGTCTATGAAGCCTCGCTGCACCCGGAACGGCTGTGGACCTACCTCGAGGTGGCGCGCGATCACCGCCGCGCCGGCATCGGTGCCACGCTCCTGACCATGCTGCGCCGCGAAGCCGAGCAGGCGCCGTCGGGCGTTACCAGGCTGCGCGCGAAGGTGCAGCCGGGCACTGCCGGGGCCGCGTTCGTCGAGGCGTTCGGGCTCGCGCCCATCCAGCGTTCCCGGCTGGTGGTGGTGGAGCCGGGCGCCCTGAAGCTGCCCGTGTTCCCCGCGAAGAACGACGCCGGCGGGCTGGCCAACGACGAAAACGCCGGTTCCGACGTTGTGATGGACCTCGCTACCGGTTCAGTCGAGCTGACCGACGTCGTCGGGCGGTACTACACGTCCATCCACGGCTGGGATTCGCCGGGCGTGCTGTCGGTGGGGCAGGTGCAGAAGCTGTTCCTGGATGATCTCAGCGGCGCCCACGGTGCGCTTGTGCTGCGCGCCGAGCCGGGATCAGCCTTTGGCGCCGGGGTTTCCCCCAGCAAGAAGGGCCGGATCCGCGCCTTTGCAGTCAGCTATGCGGAGGCGGCACAGGACCCGACGGCGGACGCATCGGCCCAGGGCGCGAAGGCCACGGATGTTTTTGTGGGCCACGAACCTGCGCTGGAAGCGGACGATGCCGCAGCCGCGGTCCGTGACCTGCTCTCGCTCCTGGCGTACCAGCACCCGGTCATGCTGGAACTGGACGATTCGATGGCAGCGCTGCGCGCCGCCGTCGAGCCCTTGCTGGAATCCGGCAAGGCGCGCCAGGCCGGCGCCGAAACGCTGGTCGTCTCGGACTGACCCGACCCCAGTTGGGGAGGTCACCTGCGTTTGGGCGGCCCCGTCCGGCAGCCATTGACGGCGCATACGCCAAGGAGTAGGCCTTACAAGGTAAGAGCCAGGCGAGCCAAGCCGGCTGGGGCTGAACACTGCTGTCCGTAACCGGTCTCGACGAGAGAATCGGCGGTAGAACAAATGAACGGAATCGCCCTCGATGGGCTGCGCGAACAGCTGCGAGGACAGCTTGTCACCCCGGAAGATCCGGACTATGACGACGCCCGGGCCGTCTTCAACGGGATGATCGACAAACGCCCGGCCGGCATTGTCCGGGTTGCGCAAGTGGCCGACGTCATCGCAAGCGTCAATTTTGCCCGCGACAACTCCATGCCACTGGCCATCCGGGGCGGCGGGCACAGCGCGCCCGGCTTTGGCACCTGGGACGACGCCTTGGTGATCGACTTCGTCAACCGCACCGGCGTGCGGGTTGACCCTGACGCCCGGACAGCCCGCGCGGAGGCCGGCGCCACGTGGGCCGACTTCAACCACGCCACGCACGCATTCGGGCTGGCCACCACCGGCGGCATCGTGGGTTCCACTGGTGTGGCCGGACTCACCTTGGGGGCGGCATCGGCTACCTTGCCCGGAAGTATGGGCTCTCCTGCGACAACCTGGTCTCGGCCGACGTGGTCACGGCCGACGGCAAGTTCCTGACAGCTAGCAAGGACCGGAACGAAGACCTGTTTTGGGCCTTGCGGGGAGGCGGCGGGAACTTCGGCGTGGTGACCTCGCTGGAATACAAGCTTCACCCAGTGGACATGGTCCATGTGGGCATCGTCATTTTCGGCGCCGAGCACACGGAAACGGTGGCGAGGTTTTACCGCGACTACATGGACTCTGCTCCGGAGGAATTCGGCGCCTTCCTCGGTTTCCACCAAGGTCCGCCGGTCCCGTTCCTGCCGGAAGAATGGCACGGCAAGCCCGTATGCGTAGTGGTGGGCATGTGGACAGGAGACATGGCTGAGGGGGCGTCACGGTGGCAGCCGTTCCTGGACATCGCGCCCGTAGCAGGATCGCTCGTCACCCCGATGCCGTATCCGGCCCTGAACGTGGCCTTCGATGGGCTTAATCCGAAAGGCTTGCAGGGCTATTGGAAGGCCAACTTCCTGCGGGAGCTCAACGATGGCGCCATCGGGGCGCACGCCGAGTTCGGCGCAACGGTCACCAGCGTCAACACTGCCGTGCACGTCTACCCGATTGACGGCGCCGTGGCCCGCGTAGGAGTGGCGGAGACTGCCTTCGCGAACCGTGGCATGAAGTACTCGCCCGTCATCGCCGCACAATGGATGGACCCGGCCGACAACGAAGCCAACATTGCCTGGGCCCGCGGCTATGCCGAGGCGCTCCGACCGTATTCGGCGGCCGGCGGCTACGTCAACTTCATGGATGCGGAGGACCAGGGCCGCGTGGCTGAGAACTACGGGACCAACTACGAGCGGCTGGTGGCAGTGAAGGGAAAATACGATCCGGGCAACTTGTTCCACGTCAACCAGAACATCAAGCCTGCCTGAATAAGAGGACGCCTCAACCCTGGGGGAGCTCACCTGCGTTTGGGTGGCCAGGGGATAAATCCGCTCGTCGCTTCGACATACTCCCGGTAGCCGGGTCGCCCGGACATTGCTTTTTCTGTCAGGGGCTTCCCGGTTTTCCCGGCCAGCGTCCACACCATCAGTGCAGGCGACAGGATGGTCAGGATGCCCGGCCAGGAGTCGGCGGCGATGAGGAACAGCCCCGTCCAGATGGCCGCATCGCCGAAATAGTTGGGATGCCGGGTGTACCGCCACAAACCGGTATCCAGGACCGTGCCGCGGCGGGACGGATCCTTTTTGAACCGGGCCAACTGCCAGTCGCCCATGGTCTCGAACACAAACCCAGTGACCCACAGCAGGATGCCGAGTATGGCCACCCATCCCACAGCGCCGGTGGCGAACATCCCCACCTGCAGCGTCAGGGACACAAAGAACATCACCACGCCCTGCGGCAGGTAGACGCGGCGGAGCGCATAGGTGTTCCTGGATCCGGGTGCGGGGTCCAGCAGGGCCTTGTAGCGAGGGTCTTCGTGGCCGTCGCTCGCCCGCCAGCCAATATGGACCCCGAGCCGCAACCCCCACACGGCCGTCAGGAGAAGCAACAGTAACCGGCGGGTATCATCGCCCAGCCCGGCTGACAGGAACCAGGACACCACGGCCACCGCGACGAAGCCGGGGCCCCACGCAACGTCCATCACCGAGTGCCGGCCCTGCCGGACGGCCACAGCAAACGTCAGCGCCAGGACCGCCACGACAGCCAGAGCTGTCCAGGGCAGCGACGCCACGAACTCCGGCCAGGGAAACGGGCTCACAGGGTCACCTCGGCGGAGGACCCGGGCAGCAACTCTGCCAGCGAGCGCGCGGCCGGGTGCGTGAGGCCGGTGCGCTCGGCGAAAGCCTTCATCACGAAACCCGTGGCCAACGCGTGCCAAAGCCGGCCGCGGCGGACCATAAAATGCCCGGCACCGCGCAGCGAAACATACTCCATGGACGCAGCCACACCGGTGGCACGGCGCGCAAACGTCAAGGACTGGGACGGGCTGGTCATATGGTCTCCAGTGCCGTGGGCAATCAGGACCTTGCGCCCGGTGAGCGGGCTGGCGGGAGTCTCAGGACTGAGCCACGGGGCGAGCGCCACCACGGCGTCCACCTGCGGATCGTCCGCGGCGCTCACAGCGGTGAGGCCGCCCATGGAGTGCCCCACCAGATACACGGGAACTCCAGGGTGCTGCGCGCTGATTTGCTGAAGGGCCCAACGGGCATCCTGCAGCGCGGACCTGTCCGGCCCGTTCCAGCCACGCACGCTGTTCCGAAGGGACCACACCGCCAGTCCGTGGTCTTTCCCGGCACGGTGCAGGTGGCGGGCGAACGTGACCATGCGCAGCGGGCTGAGGTGGCGGCCCTCCACGGGCTCATAGCTATATGCCTTGCCCCCGTGCAGGATCAGTGCCACGCCCCGGGTTTTTCCGGTGGCCGCCAGCACACTGAGTGCCGCCTCCCGCCTCGCTGCAGGCTCGTTGGTGTGGAATTCAGTCCTGCGGTCCGTCACGCGTGGTCCCTCCCGGTTCCTGCCATTTACTAACCCTAAGGCGCCGGACGTAGAGTTCAAGGTATGAGGTTCAACTGCTGATGGGCTCCGGTCACACACACGTTTCAACAGATCATTCGGAGCCGACGGCCCAGGCGATTGCTGCCCGTCGGAAGGCAAACCGCATCCTGGCTTCCGTTCTGGTGCCGCTGACGCTTCTGACCCTCGCGGGCATGGCCATGCTGTGGCCGTCCGGGTCCCAGGAGGGGATCTCCCTCGCCAGCCCTTATTCGGCGGCGCCCGGCGTTACATTTGATACCGGCAAGATCCAAAGGGTCGTCGAAGAAAGCTGCATGCAGGGCTCCACGGCCGCAGGCCCGTCCTCAGACGGCACCGGCCAGCCTGCCTCCGCCGGCTCTGAATGCATGTTCGCTTTTACCGAACCGGACCAGGGCGGCAGCCCCGTCAAAGTGGTGATCAACCCGGAGGTGGCACAATCCCACGGCGTGAAGCCGGGGGACCAGATCAGGTACCTTAACCTTTCCAACGCCCCAGGCGCCGCGGCGTCGCAGGGATCTCCGGCCTACATCTTTGTTGACTTCGTCCGGACCCTACCCATCGTGATCCTGGCTCTCCTTTACGCCCTCGTGGTCATTGCGGTGGCGCGCTGGCGGGGACTCCGGGCACTCCTGGGGCTGGTGGGCGCGTACTTCGTCCTTGCCGGCTTTATGCTGCCCGGGCTGGTGGAGGGAAAACCTCCCCTGCTGCTGGCGCTCGTGGGGTCAACGGTGATCATGATCGGGGTCCTGTATTTTGCGCACGGCTTCTCCGCACGGACGTCCACGGCGCTGCTGGGCACCATGTTTGGCCTGGCCATCACGGCGCTGTTGGCGGCGTGGGCCACCGACGCCGCCAACCTGGCCGGCGTGGGCAGCCACGACGCCACCACCCTGATCAATACCTCGGCCAACATCTCCATTTCCGGGGTGATCCTCTGCGGCCTGATCATCTCCGGGCTTGGTGTCCTGAACGACGTCACCATCACGCAGGCATCCGCCGTCTGGGAACTCTACGAGCTGGCCCCGGCACCAGCGCCCGCAAGCTCTTCACCTCCGCCATGCGGATCGGCCGGGACCACATCGCCTCCACGGTCTACACCATCGCGTTCGCCTACGCCGGCGCAGCGCTGCCCATCCTGATCATTGTGATGCTGTACAACCGGCCGCTGGGGGACACCCTGACCAGCGCCGAGCTTTCCGAGGAAGTCATCCGGACACTCGTCGGCTCCATTGGCCTGGTCCTCGCCATCCCGGTGACCACCCTGATCGCGGTGCTGGTGGTCAAGGCAACCGGCGTCCGGACGGCGGGTCAGCCCGCCGTCGGCGTCCCGGACGACGACCGCCGCCCAAACGGCACCTCCGACGGCACCTCGGGCGCCACCTCCATTAGCGCGGACGACGTCGGCGATACCGGTGCGCTCGCAGCGGCCGCCTTCGAGCGGCGGTCGCGGCAGTCCACGGAAGATTCCGCCGGTCCTGCCACCACCCGGAGGGGCGCCGGGCAGACCGCGCCTGAACGGCAACTGGCCGCCCGGCGCTGCCAGACAGTTCCAGCTTCCAGACTGTGCAAAGGGGCGTGGCCCGCCGATTTGCCCGCCTTTGCGACAATGGACAGGTGACTGTTACCGCAACGCCTCCCGCCCCCAAGCTGGAACTCCCGCCCTGAAGCTGGGCCCCATCACGGTGGACACCCCCGTGATCCTGGCTCCGATGGCCGGCATCACCAACTCCGCCTTTCGTCGTTTGTGCCGTGAATACGGCGGCGGCCTGTACGTGGCGGAGATGGTCACCTCGCGCGCCCTTGTTGAACGCACCCCCGAATCGCTGCGCATCATCTCGCACGACGACGACGAAAAAGTCCGCTCCGTCCAGCTGTACGGCGTGGACCCCGTTACGGTGGGCCAGGCAGTGCGCATGCTGGTCGAAGAGGACCGCGCTGACCACATCGACCTGAACTTCGGCTGCCCCGTTCCCAAGGTGACCCGGCGCGGCGGCGGGTCCGCCCTGCCCTGGAAGACCGACCTCTTCACCTCGATCGTCCGGACCGCGGTCAAGGAAGCGTCCAAGGGCAATGTCCCGCTGACCATCAAGATGCGCAAGGGCATCGACGATGACCACCTGACGTACCTCGACGCCGGCCGGATCGCCCGCGATGCCGGGGTGGCCGCCGTCGCGCTTCACGGCCGCACCGCGGCGCAGTTCTACTCCGGCCAGGCCGACTGGTCAGCAATCGCCCGCCTGCGCGAAGCCCTGCCGGACATCCCTGTCCTGGGCAACGGCGACATCTGGTCCGCGGAGGATGCCGTCCGGATGGTCCGGGAAACCGGCGTGGACGGCGTGGTGGTGGGCCGCGGCTGCCAGGGACGTCCGTGGTTGTTCGGTGACCTGATGGCGGCCTTCGAGGGAAGCGACGTCCGCCACAAGCCGGACCTGGGCAAGGTGGCCGAGAGCGTCTACCGGCACGCTGAGCTGATGGTGGAAACCTTCGGCGATGAGGGCAAGGCCCTGCGGGAGATCCGCAAGCACATGGCGTGGTATTTTAAGGGCTATGTGGTTGGCAGTGAACTGCGGACCAAACTGGCCATGGTGACCAGCCTGGAGGTGCTGCGCGACACGCTGGACCAGCTGGACCTGGACTCGCCGTACCCCGGCGTTGACGCCGAGGGCCCGCGCGGCCGGGCAGGCTCGCCCAAGAGGCCGGCCCTGCCCAAGGACTGGCTGGAATCCCGTGCCCTGAACGCCGCGCAGTCCCAGGACATCTCCGCCGCGGAGCTGGATGTTTCCGGTGGCTGAGACGCGCACCACGGCACAGGCCCTGCCGGGCTACGAGGCCCATGATTCCGCCCGCTGGGTGGAGGAACCGCCAAAAAACAACTACCGCTCCGACTTTGAGCGGGACCGCGCTCGGGTGCTGCACTCTTCCGCCCTGCGCCGCCTCGGCGCGAAAACACAGGTAGTTGCCCCCGACACTGATGACTTCGTCCGCACCCGCCTGACCCACAGCCTGGAGGTTGCCCAGGTGGGCCGGGAACTGGGCCGCGCCCTGGCTGTGACCCGGATGTGGTGGACACCGCCTGCCTGAGCCATGACCTGGGGCACCCGCCGTTCGGACACAACGGCGAGTCCGCCCTGAACGAGATGGCACATGCTATCGGCGGCTTCGAAGGAAATGCCCAGACCCTCCGGCTCCTGACCCGGCTGGAGCCAAGGTCCTGGCCACCGACGGGCGCCCGGCCGGGCTGAACCTCACAAGGGCAAGCCTGGACGCGGCGGCGAAATATCCTTGGTCCGCGCTGAACGCGCCGGTGGTCCACGGCCAGCGCACCAGCAAGTTCGGCGCCTACGAGGACGATCTGCCCATCTTCAACTGGATCAGGGAGGGTGCGCCGGAGCGCCGCCCGTGCCTGGAAGCCCAGGTCATGGACCTGGCCGACGACATTTCGTATTCCGTGCACGACGTCGAGGACGCGATCGTGGCCGGGCACTTCCAGCTGCGCTGGATGGACAACCCGGACCACCGGGCCCGTGTGGTGGGCTACGCCAAGCAGTGGTACCTCCCGCACAACGACCCCGCCGCGATCGACGCCGCCCTGGCACGGTTGGAAGCCACCGACGTCTGGGTCCGCGAAGCCGACGGCAGCCGCAAATCCATGGCCGCGCTGAAGAACATGACCAGCCAGCTCATCGGCCGGTTCTGCCAGAGCGCCCTGGAGACCACCCGCGCCGTCTACGGCCCTGAAAACCTCACCCGGTACAGCGCCGAGCTGATGGTCCCGGACGAGACGGTTATGGAGATCGCGGTGATGAAGGGCCTGGCCACCACGTTTGTGATGACCACCGAGCACCGCCAGCCCATCTACGAGCGCCAGCGCGAAGTGCTGCACGCGCTGGTCACCGCCGTGAACGCCACCGGGGACCGGCACCTGGAGCCGATGTTCGCGGCCGACTGGCGGGACGCGCCCGACGACGGCGCACGGCTCAGGGTGGTCATCGACCAGGTGGCGTCGCTGACAGACGGATCGGCGCTGGCAATGTACGAACGTCTCGTGGGGAGCCTGCCGTCGCTGTGGTGACAGACGCCATAGGCGGCCTTCACTGTCGTGCCCCGGGACTAGGATGGCTCTGTGGCTGGCCTGATCAAACGTGAAGACATAGACGAAGTACGCCAGCGCACGGACATCAAGGAAGTGGTGGACGGCTACGTCACGCTCAAGGGTGCCGGGCTGGGAACCTACAAGGGTCTGTGTCCCTTCCACGACGAGCGGTCGCCGTCGTTCACCGTGCGCCCCCAGGTGGGCCGGTACCACTGCTTCGGGTGCGGCGAAGACGGGGACGTCATCGCCTTTGTGCAGAAACAGGACCACACCTCCTTCCACGAGGCAGTGGAAAAGCTGGCTGCGCGCATCGGGTACGAACTGCGCTACGAAGACGGCGGGACGGGCCCCAACCGGGAAGAAGTGGGCAAGCGCCAGCGCCTCCTGGATGCCCACAAAATCGCCGACGAGTTCTTCCGCGCCCAGTTGCTGACGCCTGGCGCCGCCGAAGGCCGCAATTTCCTGTTCGGCCGCGGCTTTGACCGCGCCGCCTCGGAGCAGTTCGGCGTGGGCTACGCGCCGCAGGGCTGGGACGCGCTGCTGAAGCACCTCCGCGGCCGTGGTTTCACCGACCAGGAGCTGAAGCTGACGGGGATGTTCTCCGAAGGCAACCGGGGCATCTATGACCGGTTCCGCGGCAGGCTCATCTGGCCCATCCGCGACATCGCCGGCGACACCATCGGCTTCGGCGCCCGCAGGCTGTATGAGGACGACCAAGGTCCCAAGTACCTCAACACCCCGAAACCACGCTCTACAAGAAGTCCCAGGTGCTTTACGGGATTGACCTCGCCAAGCGCAGTATCGCCAAAGACCGCCAGATTGTGGTGGTGGAGGGATACACGGACGTGATGGCCTGCCACCTGGCGGGAATCCCGACGGCGGTGGCCACCTGCGGCACGGCATTCGGCACCGAGCACATCAAGATCGCCCGCCGCCTGCTGTCCGACGACGGCACCGGGGAGAGGTCATCTTCACCTTTGACGGTGACGCCGCCGGGCAGAAGGCCGCCCTGCGTGCGTTCGAGGAAGACCAGCGTTTTACCGCTCAGACCTACGTGGCGGTGGAGCCCACCGGCGCCGACCCCTGCGACCTGCGCCAAAGCAGGGGCGACGCCGCCGTGCGGGACCTGATCGCCACCCGCCGGCCGCTGTTCGAGTTTGCCATCAAGGCCACCCTCAGGCGACACAACCTGGACACCGTGGAGGGCCGGGTGCCGCATTGCGGGAATCGGCTCCGGTGGTGGCCCAGATCCGCGACGCAGCCATCAGGCCCGAGTATGCCCGGGAACTGGCCGGCTGGCTTGGCATCTCGGTTGAAGATGTCAGCCGGGCTGTTGGTGTCGCCATGAAGCGTGCCGCCGCGGGCGGGCCGGCTGCACCAGGGACGCCCTCAGGAGCCGGTACGGCGGCTCAGCTGGGGTACGCCCAGCCGGGGTCCGCGCAGGCGGGCGGACCCGGCGTGGCTGCCGGACCGACGTCGGGCGCTGTCCCTTCCTACCAGCGGCCCGACCCCCGCGACCCCGTGGCCTCCATGGAACGGCAGGCACTGGAAGTGGCGTTGCAGGAGCCCGCACTCCTGGGCGGCGGCATCTGGGAGCGCTTCTCCGGGGCCCGGTTCATTACGCCCGCCTTCCTGGCCATACACGATGCGATGCGCGCCTCCGGCCCCGAGCTGATCGGCGACCCCGCACGCTGGGTGAGCCAGGTGATGGAGGAAGTCCCGGAACCCCTGCGGCCGTTGGTGTCCGAACTGTCCGTGGTGCCGCTGCCCGCGAGCACCGCCGAGGGAGTCCAGAAGTACGGCAAAGGCATTCTCACAGCGCTGTTTGAACTCCAGATTACGCGCGTGAAGGCGGACAAGATGAGCCAGCTGCAGCGCCTCGACCCAGGCTCCGAGCGCGAACGGATCCAGCAGCTACAGCGGGAACTGATGCTGCTCGAAATGGAACGCCGTGCCCTGCGCTCGGACGCCTGAACCATGCCGTTTTCACTCCGATTTCGTTTCCCCGCAGGGTGTTTGCTAGGCTGGTACCCGCTTCATTCCTCCTTAGCTCAATTGGCAGAGCATTCGACTGTTAATCGAAGGGTTGCTGGTTAAGTCCAGCAGGAGGAGCTCAGCACCGGAATCCCCGCCTCCACGTGAGGGCGGGGATTTTTCGCATTCAGGACACCGGAACCGAGCAAATCCCCGAGTGTAATGCCAAACCACGTTGAGATTATTTGCAGTTCATCGATGCCGAACGTGACCTTGCCGTTCAACCGCTGGGAGATGGCAGTCTGACTGACATCCAACACCTCGGCCAGGTGCTTCTGACGGAAACCGAGACGCCCCATCCACGCGCGGACTTCAGCACCGACCTCGTTGTTGACCGCGGCGGTCGATCGTGCTGTATGTGGAGTCGTTGTCATGCCTCTAATGTATGCGCCCGGAGCCAGTAAATCCAGCAACACGCGAAAAATATTCGACACACGAAAGAACCCTGTTGCAAATTATTCGCTGCGCGAATAGATTTCACGTATGGACTCTAGAAAAGTGTTGAGATCAAACATTGCGGCAGAGCTTGGCCGACATGATGTGACGCAGTCACGGGCCGCTAATGCCATCGGGCTCTCTCAGACGGCCTTTTCTTCGCGGATGAGTGGAAGGGCTGAATTCAAGGTTTCGGAGCTGGTTCGTCTAGGCGCCTACCTAAGAGTCCCGGTTGCAATTCTCCTCGCTGGACTCGACGAAGATCCTGGCTCGAGGGTGGAATCAGCGTGAGTGCGTCTGTTGGATTGTCGAGGACACCGAGGAAGATGTTCTGGAAGCGTCTGATGCGCGGGAGCTGACCCGGCAGATCAGGGTTGCTCTTGAGCATTCGTACACATTGATCATTGCGGCATACCGCGGGAGAGCGTGGTCGCCGATGGGCTATAGCTCCTGGGATGCGTACTGCCAAGGTGAGTTCGGAAATCTGGCACTCCAACCTCCTCGCGAAGAGCGTCAGAACGTGATCATGTCCATGCGTGAGGCGGGGATGAGCATTCGTGCGATCAGCTCGGGGACCGGGATCGGACGCGGGACGGTCGAACGCGAACTAAGCGAGGCGGCGCCAACATTTTCAGGTGTCTCAAATGGGACACCTGAAAATGAAAGCGAGTTGCCACGAGTGATCGGTACTGACGGAAAAAACCTATCGCCAAACTGCACCTCCGCGTCCTCAACGCCCTGCGCAGACGTTGTTTGAGGATGTTCCGTTGAGTGATGCGTTGTTGAATATGTCGCCGTCGGAGATGGGGATCGCGGCTTTGTCTCCGTCCGCGTTTACGTCGCGGCCGGCGCGGGAGCGGAAGGCTGTTGCACGGCGGTTGACAGGGTCGCTGGATTCGCCGTTGCCGCTGGTAATTCGCCTGGCCGGGGAGATCACATTGGATCCCACCACGCTGACGGTTGATGAGGCTTTAGATGCCGAGACGTTGACGGA
It contains:
- a CDS encoding alpha/beta fold hydrolase — its product is MTDRRTEFHTNEPAARREAALSVLAATGKTRGVALILHGGKAYSYEPVEGRHLSPLRMVTFARHLHRAGKDHGLAVWSLRNSVRGWNGPDRSALQDARWALQQISAQHPGVPVYLVGHSMGGLTAVSAADDPQVDAVVALAPWLSPETPASPLTGRKVLIAHGTGDHMTSPSQSLTFARRATGVAASMEYVSLRGAGHFMVRRGRLWHALATGFVMKAFAERTGLTHPAARSLAELLPGSSAEVTL
- a CDS encoding helix-turn-helix transcriptional regulator, with amino-acid sequence MSNIFRVLLDLLAPGAYIRGMTTTPHTARSTAAVNNEVGAEVRAWMGRLGFRQKHLAEVLDVSQTAISQRLNGKVTFGIDELQIISTWFGITLGDLLGSGVLNAKNPRPHVEAGIPVLSSSCWT